A region from the Corticium candelabrum chromosome 14, ooCorCand1.1, whole genome shotgun sequence genome encodes:
- the LOC134189432 gene encoding DNA mismatch repair protein Mlh1-like isoform X1 codes for MTGQIRKLDEAVINRIAAGEVVQRPVNAVKELIENSLDAKATAIQVTLKSGGLKLVQIQDNGCGIQKEDLPIVCERFTTSKLEKFEDLNRIATYGFRGEALASISHVAHVTITTRTVGSPCAFRAHYSDGKLVAPKPGVSCDPKPCAGNQGTQIMFEDLFYNMPTRRNTMRSGTEEHAKIADVITKYALHNSGVAFTLKKQTETVADVRTTAHATVVDNIKTLYGANIARELLHVDVEDSKLGFRLHAEVTNANFSTKKSIFVLFINRILSKSCIGVWVITLCFPADRLVESTALRRAVDTIYAAYLPRNSHPFVYMSVEIAPANIDVNVHPTKREVHFLHEDSIIESIQHNVEQQLLGCNTSRTYSQQVLLLGASQSLSLDTDSDKRPEKTYAKHMVRTDAREQTLDAFLSPSQQTSESRAEECEMETVDAQHETEADAVMDASGTDLISTEDSGQKQASGSTKSKDSSLSSQKQPLIDGDPDKLKLSGLNQPHRRIIRLTSVLTLRQRVIDAEHTGIREMFQNYKFVGCCTESLALIQYRTKLFIVNFARISKELFYQLMLFDFGNFGVLKLSDPPYVKDLVTLGLDQPDSGWNSEDGCKEKTVEQAVAIIRLREEMLADYFSIEISPDGRLVSLPWLLEKFVPDMANLPSFILRLAFEVEWDYELTCFETLSRQCSELHMYSPSTEQLRVQKDTDQNDEDDATVDDSDNMMAMSFDKPRGWKWTVEHVLFPAFRTVLIPPKKFAEDSTIVEVANLPDLYKVFERC; via the exons ATGACTGGTCAGATTCGCAAGCTAGACGAGGCCGTTATCAACAGAATTGCTGCAGGAGAG GTGGTGCAACGGCCTGTAAATGCAGTGAAAGAACTAATTGAGAATAG TTTGGATGCCAAGGCAACTGCCATTCAAGTTACATTGAAGTCTGGTGGCTTGAAGTTGGTACAAATACAGGACAATGGTTGTGGCATCCAG AAGGAGGATCTGCCGATTGTCTGTGAAAGATTCACAACGAGCAAATTAGAGAAGTTTGAGGATCTAAACAGGATAGCTACTTACGGGTTTAGAGGCGAG GCTTTGGCTAGCATTAGTCATGTAGCTCATGTGACTATAACAACTCGAACTGTCGGTTCACCGTGTGCTTTTAGAGCTCATTATAGTGATGGGAAGTTGGTGGCACCTAAGCCTGGAGTGAGTTGTGATCCTAAGCCATGTGCTGGGAATCAAGGAACACAAATAATG TTTGAGGATTTATTCTACAATATGCCGACACGTCGCAATACAATGCGAAGTGGCACTGAGGAACATGCAAAAATAGCTGATGTTATCACTAA ATATGCATTACACAATTCAGGAGTGGCTTTTACATTGAAGAAG CAAACAGAGACAGTGGCTGATGTTCGAACCACTGCTCATGCTACTGTTGTGGACAATATCAAGACGCTTTATGGAGCAAATATTGCAAG AGAATTACTACATGTGGATGTGGAAGACTCCAAGTTGGGTTTTCGACTTCACGCTGAAGTTACTAATGCAAATTTCTCAACAAAGAAATCCATCTTTGTGCTCTTTATCAATCGTATTCTTTCAAAATCGTGCATTGGTGTGTGGGTCATTACGTTGTGTTTTCCTGCAGATCGTTTAGTGGAGTCTACTGCTTTACGGCGGGCTGTGGATACCATCTATGCTGCTTATTTGCCAAGAAACTCACATCCTTTTGTGTACATGAG TGTGGAGATAGCACCTGCTAACATTGATGTCAATGTCCACCCAACGAAACGTGAG GTTCATTTTCTTCATGAGGACAGCATTATTGAAAGCATTCAGCATAATGTGGAACAACAGCTTCTAGGATGCAACACGTCAAGGACGTACAGTCAGCAG GTGTTATTACTCGGAGCTTCCCAGTCATTGTCATTAGACACTGATTCAGATAAGCGACCAG aGAAGACATATGCTAAACACATGGTTCGAACAGATGCTCGTGAGCAGACTCTTGATGCTTTTTTGTCACCCAGTCAACAAACCAGTGAAAGTAGAGCAGAAGAGTGTGAAATG GAGACTGTGGATGCCCAACATGAGACAGAAGCTGATGCTGTAATGGATGCCAGTGGCACTGACTTAATCTCAACTGAGGATAGTGGTCAGAAACAAGCTTCTGGATCAACGAAGTCAAAAGACAGCAG CTTATCAAGTCAAAAGCAACCTCTCATTGATGGAGACCCTGACAA GTTGAAGCTGTCTGGCTTAAATCAACCGCATCGTCGGATCATTCGACTGACAAGTGTCTTGACATTGCGACAACGTGTCATTGATGCTGAGCATACTG GTATTCGCGAAATGTTCCAGAATTATAAGTTTGTTGGATGTTGTACAGAATCGCTTGCTCTTATTCAGTATCGA ACTAAACTCTTTATTGTCAACTTTGCAAGGATAAG TAAGGAACTGTTTTATCAATTGATGTTGTTTGACTTTGGAAACTTTGGAGTATTGAAACTTTCG GATCCACCATATGTAAAGGATCTTGTTACGCTTGGTCTGGACCAACCGGACAGTGGTTGGAATTCAGAAGATGGGTGTAAAGAAAAGACAGTTGAA CAAGCTGTTGCGATAATCAGACTGAGGGAAGAAATGTTGGCAGACTACTTCTCAATAGAAATATCACCA GATGGACGTTTAGTGTCTCTACCTTGGCTGTTGGAAAAATTTGTTCCAGATATGGCCAATCTTCCTAGTTTCATACTACGACTAGCATTTGAG GTTGAATGGGACTATGAACTGACTTGCTTTGAGACTTTGTCGCGTCAGTGCAGTGAGTTGCACATGTACAGTCCCAGTACAGAACAACTTCGAGTGCAGAAAGACACTGACCAaaatgatgaagatgatgctACTGTGGATGACAGTGATAACATGATGGCTATGTCGTTTGACAAG CCTCGAGGGTGGAAATGGACTGTCGAACATGTTCTCTTTCCTGCATTTCGAACGGTGTTGATACCTCCCAAAAAGTTTGCCGAGGATAGCACTATCGTTGAAGTAGCAAACCTACCTGACTTATACAAAGTGTTTGAAAGATGTTAA
- the LOC134189432 gene encoding DNA mismatch repair protein Mlh1-like isoform X2 gives MTGQIRKLDEAVINRIAAGEVVQRPVNAVKELIENSLDAKATAIQVTLKSGGLKLVQIQDNGCGIQKEDLPIVCERFTTSKLEKFEDLNRIATYGFRGEALASISHVAHVTITTRTVGSPCAFRAHYSDGKLVAPKPGVSCDPKPCAGNQGTQIMFEDLFYNMPTRRNTMRSGTEEHAKIADVITKYALHNSGVAFTLKKQTETVADVRTTAHATVVDNIKTLYGANIARELLHVDVEDSKLGFRLHAEVTNANFSTKKSIFVLFINHRLVESTALRRAVDTIYAAYLPRNSHPFVYMSVEIAPANIDVNVHPTKREVHFLHEDSIIESIQHNVEQQLLGCNTSRTYSQQVLLLGASQSLSLDTDSDKRPEKTYAKHMVRTDAREQTLDAFLSPSQQTSESRAEECEMETVDAQHETEADAVMDASGTDLISTEDSGQKQASGSTKSKDSSLSSQKQPLIDGDPDKLKLSGLNQPHRRIIRLTSVLTLRQRVIDAEHTGIREMFQNYKFVGCCTESLALIQYRTKLFIVNFARISKELFYQLMLFDFGNFGVLKLSDPPYVKDLVTLGLDQPDSGWNSEDGCKEKTVEQAVAIIRLREEMLADYFSIEISPDGRLVSLPWLLEKFVPDMANLPSFILRLAFEVEWDYELTCFETLSRQCSELHMYSPSTEQLRVQKDTDQNDEDDATVDDSDNMMAMSFDKPRGWKWTVEHVLFPAFRTVLIPPKKFAEDSTIVEVANLPDLYKVFERC, from the exons ATGACTGGTCAGATTCGCAAGCTAGACGAGGCCGTTATCAACAGAATTGCTGCAGGAGAG GTGGTGCAACGGCCTGTAAATGCAGTGAAAGAACTAATTGAGAATAG TTTGGATGCCAAGGCAACTGCCATTCAAGTTACATTGAAGTCTGGTGGCTTGAAGTTGGTACAAATACAGGACAATGGTTGTGGCATCCAG AAGGAGGATCTGCCGATTGTCTGTGAAAGATTCACAACGAGCAAATTAGAGAAGTTTGAGGATCTAAACAGGATAGCTACTTACGGGTTTAGAGGCGAG GCTTTGGCTAGCATTAGTCATGTAGCTCATGTGACTATAACAACTCGAACTGTCGGTTCACCGTGTGCTTTTAGAGCTCATTATAGTGATGGGAAGTTGGTGGCACCTAAGCCTGGAGTGAGTTGTGATCCTAAGCCATGTGCTGGGAATCAAGGAACACAAATAATG TTTGAGGATTTATTCTACAATATGCCGACACGTCGCAATACAATGCGAAGTGGCACTGAGGAACATGCAAAAATAGCTGATGTTATCACTAA ATATGCATTACACAATTCAGGAGTGGCTTTTACATTGAAGAAG CAAACAGAGACAGTGGCTGATGTTCGAACCACTGCTCATGCTACTGTTGTGGACAATATCAAGACGCTTTATGGAGCAAATATTGCAAG AGAATTACTACATGTGGATGTGGAAGACTCCAAGTTGGGTTTTCGACTTCACGCTGAAGTTACTAATGCAAATTTCTCAACAAAGAAATCCATCTTTGTGCTCTTTATCAATC ATCGTTTAGTGGAGTCTACTGCTTTACGGCGGGCTGTGGATACCATCTATGCTGCTTATTTGCCAAGAAACTCACATCCTTTTGTGTACATGAG TGTGGAGATAGCACCTGCTAACATTGATGTCAATGTCCACCCAACGAAACGTGAG GTTCATTTTCTTCATGAGGACAGCATTATTGAAAGCATTCAGCATAATGTGGAACAACAGCTTCTAGGATGCAACACGTCAAGGACGTACAGTCAGCAG GTGTTATTACTCGGAGCTTCCCAGTCATTGTCATTAGACACTGATTCAGATAAGCGACCAG aGAAGACATATGCTAAACACATGGTTCGAACAGATGCTCGTGAGCAGACTCTTGATGCTTTTTTGTCACCCAGTCAACAAACCAGTGAAAGTAGAGCAGAAGAGTGTGAAATG GAGACTGTGGATGCCCAACATGAGACAGAAGCTGATGCTGTAATGGATGCCAGTGGCACTGACTTAATCTCAACTGAGGATAGTGGTCAGAAACAAGCTTCTGGATCAACGAAGTCAAAAGACAGCAG CTTATCAAGTCAAAAGCAACCTCTCATTGATGGAGACCCTGACAA GTTGAAGCTGTCTGGCTTAAATCAACCGCATCGTCGGATCATTCGACTGACAAGTGTCTTGACATTGCGACAACGTGTCATTGATGCTGAGCATACTG GTATTCGCGAAATGTTCCAGAATTATAAGTTTGTTGGATGTTGTACAGAATCGCTTGCTCTTATTCAGTATCGA ACTAAACTCTTTATTGTCAACTTTGCAAGGATAAG TAAGGAACTGTTTTATCAATTGATGTTGTTTGACTTTGGAAACTTTGGAGTATTGAAACTTTCG GATCCACCATATGTAAAGGATCTTGTTACGCTTGGTCTGGACCAACCGGACAGTGGTTGGAATTCAGAAGATGGGTGTAAAGAAAAGACAGTTGAA CAAGCTGTTGCGATAATCAGACTGAGGGAAGAAATGTTGGCAGACTACTTCTCAATAGAAATATCACCA GATGGACGTTTAGTGTCTCTACCTTGGCTGTTGGAAAAATTTGTTCCAGATATGGCCAATCTTCCTAGTTTCATACTACGACTAGCATTTGAG GTTGAATGGGACTATGAACTGACTTGCTTTGAGACTTTGTCGCGTCAGTGCAGTGAGTTGCACATGTACAGTCCCAGTACAGAACAACTTCGAGTGCAGAAAGACACTGACCAaaatgatgaagatgatgctACTGTGGATGACAGTGATAACATGATGGCTATGTCGTTTGACAAG CCTCGAGGGTGGAAATGGACTGTCGAACATGTTCTCTTTCCTGCATTTCGAACGGTGTTGATACCTCCCAAAAAGTTTGCCGAGGATAGCACTATCGTTGAAGTAGCAAACCTACCTGACTTATACAAAGTGTTTGAAAGATGTTAA
- the LOC134189432 gene encoding DNA mismatch repair protein Mlh1-like isoform X3, whose amino-acid sequence MFEDLFYNMPTRRNTMRSGTEEHAKIADVITKYALHNSGVAFTLKKQTETVADVRTTAHATVVDNIKTLYGANIARELLHVDVEDSKLGFRLHAEVTNANFSTKKSIFVLFINRILSKSCIGVWVITLCFPADRLVESTALRRAVDTIYAAYLPRNSHPFVYMSVEIAPANIDVNVHPTKREVHFLHEDSIIESIQHNVEQQLLGCNTSRTYSQQVLLLGASQSLSLDTDSDKRPEKTYAKHMVRTDAREQTLDAFLSPSQQTSESRAEECEMETVDAQHETEADAVMDASGTDLISTEDSGQKQASGSTKSKDSSLSSQKQPLIDGDPDKLKLSGLNQPHRRIIRLTSVLTLRQRVIDAEHTGIREMFQNYKFVGCCTESLALIQYRTKLFIVNFARISKELFYQLMLFDFGNFGVLKLSDPPYVKDLVTLGLDQPDSGWNSEDGCKEKTVEQAVAIIRLREEMLADYFSIEISPDGRLVSLPWLLEKFVPDMANLPSFILRLAFEVEWDYELTCFETLSRQCSELHMYSPSTEQLRVQKDTDQNDEDDATVDDSDNMMAMSFDKPRGWKWTVEHVLFPAFRTVLIPPKKFAEDSTIVEVANLPDLYKVFERC is encoded by the exons ATG TTTGAGGATTTATTCTACAATATGCCGACACGTCGCAATACAATGCGAAGTGGCACTGAGGAACATGCAAAAATAGCTGATGTTATCACTAA ATATGCATTACACAATTCAGGAGTGGCTTTTACATTGAAGAAG CAAACAGAGACAGTGGCTGATGTTCGAACCACTGCTCATGCTACTGTTGTGGACAATATCAAGACGCTTTATGGAGCAAATATTGCAAG AGAATTACTACATGTGGATGTGGAAGACTCCAAGTTGGGTTTTCGACTTCACGCTGAAGTTACTAATGCAAATTTCTCAACAAAGAAATCCATCTTTGTGCTCTTTATCAATCGTATTCTTTCAAAATCGTGCATTGGTGTGTGGGTCATTACGTTGTGTTTTCCTGCAGATCGTTTAGTGGAGTCTACTGCTTTACGGCGGGCTGTGGATACCATCTATGCTGCTTATTTGCCAAGAAACTCACATCCTTTTGTGTACATGAG TGTGGAGATAGCACCTGCTAACATTGATGTCAATGTCCACCCAACGAAACGTGAG GTTCATTTTCTTCATGAGGACAGCATTATTGAAAGCATTCAGCATAATGTGGAACAACAGCTTCTAGGATGCAACACGTCAAGGACGTACAGTCAGCAG GTGTTATTACTCGGAGCTTCCCAGTCATTGTCATTAGACACTGATTCAGATAAGCGACCAG aGAAGACATATGCTAAACACATGGTTCGAACAGATGCTCGTGAGCAGACTCTTGATGCTTTTTTGTCACCCAGTCAACAAACCAGTGAAAGTAGAGCAGAAGAGTGTGAAATG GAGACTGTGGATGCCCAACATGAGACAGAAGCTGATGCTGTAATGGATGCCAGTGGCACTGACTTAATCTCAACTGAGGATAGTGGTCAGAAACAAGCTTCTGGATCAACGAAGTCAAAAGACAGCAG CTTATCAAGTCAAAAGCAACCTCTCATTGATGGAGACCCTGACAA GTTGAAGCTGTCTGGCTTAAATCAACCGCATCGTCGGATCATTCGACTGACAAGTGTCTTGACATTGCGACAACGTGTCATTGATGCTGAGCATACTG GTATTCGCGAAATGTTCCAGAATTATAAGTTTGTTGGATGTTGTACAGAATCGCTTGCTCTTATTCAGTATCGA ACTAAACTCTTTATTGTCAACTTTGCAAGGATAAG TAAGGAACTGTTTTATCAATTGATGTTGTTTGACTTTGGAAACTTTGGAGTATTGAAACTTTCG GATCCACCATATGTAAAGGATCTTGTTACGCTTGGTCTGGACCAACCGGACAGTGGTTGGAATTCAGAAGATGGGTGTAAAGAAAAGACAGTTGAA CAAGCTGTTGCGATAATCAGACTGAGGGAAGAAATGTTGGCAGACTACTTCTCAATAGAAATATCACCA GATGGACGTTTAGTGTCTCTACCTTGGCTGTTGGAAAAATTTGTTCCAGATATGGCCAATCTTCCTAGTTTCATACTACGACTAGCATTTGAG GTTGAATGGGACTATGAACTGACTTGCTTTGAGACTTTGTCGCGTCAGTGCAGTGAGTTGCACATGTACAGTCCCAGTACAGAACAACTTCGAGTGCAGAAAGACACTGACCAaaatgatgaagatgatgctACTGTGGATGACAGTGATAACATGATGGCTATGTCGTTTGACAAG CCTCGAGGGTGGAAATGGACTGTCGAACATGTTCTCTTTCCTGCATTTCGAACGGTGTTGATACCTCCCAAAAAGTTTGCCGAGGATAGCACTATCGTTGAAGTAGCAAACCTACCTGACTTATACAAAGTGTTTGAAAGATGTTAA
- the LOC134189449 gene encoding uncharacterized protein LOC134189449 — MERTRIGPWISAFVICIVTHSRTTFAISYGRFGEDDESNCTLNWALHRLHGVCMTAAWLIFIPIGMFSARFMKARWPTDWFQVHKTMVIVGIVFVSLGLFFILYAHEGKFDVGAHSMCGIFAASLAFAQPIIAVLRPHNEINSHRHHRRWIFNWVHRTVGVVAFVLALVSVFLGCKMLNIVGFPNTWAIPGLFASAVFILVAVAELANRRFLKPKGSDRCSVPVCSTDDDLLDPSAGLTTGSRNRYVNIRVPVKSSHFWSALFGVFAAVLSVLGISMAVCIAMTPQSHSD; from the exons ATGGAACGAACACGTATTGGCCCGTGGATTTCAGCCTTTGTCATCTGTATTGTAACTCATTCTCGTACGACGTTTGCTATTAGCTATGGCCGCTTTGGCGAGGACGATGAATCTAACTGTACACTGAACTGGGCTCTTCATAGGCTTCACG GAGTCTGTATGACTGCCGCCTGGTTGATCTTCATTCCAATCGGCATGTTTTCTGCTCGCTTTATGAAGGCAAGATGGCCGACCGATTGGTTTCAG gTACACAAGACGATGGTCATAGTAGGTATTGTCTTTGTCAGCTTGGGTTTGTTCTTTATCTTGTATGCACATGAGGGAAAATTTGACGTG GGTGCTCATTCTATGTGCGGTATATTTGCTGCTTCACTTGCCTTTGCGCAG CCTATTATTGCCGTCTTAAGACCTCACAATGAAATCAACAGTCATCGTCATCACAG GAGGTGGATATTCAACTGGGTCCACCGAACAGTTGGTGTCGTGGCCTTTGTCCTTGCTT TGGTGTCTGTATTCCTGGGCTGTAAAATGTTGAACATCGTTGGATTTCCAAATACATGGGCTATTCCTGGTCTTTTTGCTTCAGCAGTTTTTATTCTAGTTGCGGTGGCAGAATTGGCCAATCGTAGGTTTTTGAAACCTAAGG GCTCAGATCGGTGCTCTGTACCTGTCTGCAGCACTGATGATGATCTGTTGGACCCATCAGCTGGTTTGACAACAGGCAGTCGAAATCGATATGTCAACATTCGTGTTCCAGTCAAA AGTTCTCATTTCTGGTCTGCACTGTTTGGTGTCTTTGCAGCAGTGCTTTCTGTGTTGGGAATATCAATGGCTGTATGCATTGCAATGACACCTCAGAGTCATAGCGACTGA